In a single window of the Tellurirhabdus bombi genome:
- a CDS encoding cold-shock protein, with protein sequence MQTGKVKFFNESKGYGFIKPDDSSEDIFVHVSGLIDQVRENDAVKFEVEKGRKGLNAVNVELI encoded by the coding sequence ATGCAAACAGGTAAGGTTAAATTTTTTAATGAATCTAAAGGATACGGATTCATTAAACCGGACGACTCTAGTGAAGATATCTTCGTCCATGTATCGGGTCTCATCGATCAAGTTCGTGAGAACGATGCGGTAAAGTTTGAGGTAGAAAAAGGCCGCAAGGGTCTGAATGCCGTCAACGTAGAACTGATTTAA
- a CDS encoding TonB-dependent receptor gives MSKKLLSLQVVTLLCGLVLAILSSSNVLAQVTNSAITGTVTDSKGAELPGATVVALHEPSGTTYGTTTNSEGRFNLPAVRIGGPYRITVTFIGFKENVTQGVTTTLGTNAVINVALVDESTQLSEVTVTSQQGQVFNTEKTGAATNISSQQLRSLPTINRSLNDFTRLTPQASGNNFAGRDARYNNVTIDGSNFNNNFGLGSNNLPGGGAQPISIDAIEEVQVNIAPYDVRQANFTGAGINAVTRSGSNQFKGTAYTFYRDQSFNGKKVGGETVPNIQKTTNNIYGASLGGPLIKNKLFFFVNGEFEKNVRPGTSFVASRPGLTGDNVSRTTAADLELVSNFVRERYGYETGAYENYANEFTLQNFKFLGRIDWNISNKHKLALRYTQVVNTNDQLVNGNSAPNPRTSSNRVSQNALSYANSQYGFENSVRSLAAELNSTFSGKLSNQLLATFTNIRDQRTSPSSPFPFVDILNGGDAYISLGYELFSYKNDVKNNTFNFIDNLTYYAGKHVITAGVAYENMTFGNSFLRYGTSYYRFASVADFINNRTPTAFAYTYPLSGNDTYAKLNFGQASAYLQDEYNVTKDFKVTLGIRVDAPIYGDAPLENPKVSELTFANGEKINTGMWPKTKPGVSPRIGFNWNRNNSLQVRGGTGIFNGRIPFVWFTNQPTNAGMTQFTYETTTAATLANFPFNPNPTAYLSALPQTAGQSAPSSIAVVDRNFKMPQVWRTNFAVEKKLPGNFTVGLEGIYTKELTTIYQRNINLAAPVGTLAGPDNRPVWSGTNATRRVNPAITEAMVLSNTDKGHSLILTAQATKSFANGFFATAAYTYNQTKDITGNPGDQAASAWSNNSAVGSLNNLELSPSEFAVPHRVVGSISYRFSYLKTWGTTFSLFYQGQHQGRFSYRYSTDLNGDGATADLLYVPKDASEINFLPITGATPFTAQQQADAFFKYIEQDDYLRSRKGQYVERNGALLPWLNTFDLRILQDFGVKAGSKVHKLQLSVDVFNVGNLLNSNWGIRQRTALSNAAILASAGTSAAPTFRSVPVSGQLPTSTFVNNVIATNVWTAQVGLRYIFD, from the coding sequence ATGAGCAAAAAGCTACTGTCTTTACAGGTAGTTACACTGCTATGCGGCTTGGTTTTGGCCATTCTTAGCAGTAGCAATGTATTAGCGCAGGTGACAAACTCTGCCATTACAGGGACTGTAACTGACTCTAAAGGGGCGGAATTGCCGGGAGCGACGGTGGTAGCACTGCATGAACCCTCGGGAACAACGTATGGAACAACAACCAACAGCGAAGGCCGATTTAACTTGCCGGCTGTTCGTATTGGTGGACCTTACAGAATCACAGTTACGTTTATCGGATTCAAAGAAAATGTTACACAAGGAGTTACAACAACGTTAGGGACCAACGCCGTTATTAATGTTGCCCTGGTTGACGAGAGTACGCAACTTTCGGAAGTAACGGTAACATCGCAGCAGGGCCAGGTTTTTAATACCGAAAAAACGGGTGCCGCTACGAACATCAGCTCGCAACAGCTGAGATCATTGCCAACAATCAACCGGAGCTTGAACGATTTTACGCGTTTAACGCCACAGGCTTCGGGAAACAACTTTGCTGGCCGGGATGCTCGTTACAACAACGTAACCATCGATGGTTCAAACTTTAACAACAACTTTGGTTTAGGTAGCAACAACCTTCCGGGTGGTGGTGCGCAGCCAATTTCTATCGATGCCATCGAAGAGGTACAGGTCAATATTGCTCCTTACGACGTGCGTCAGGCTAACTTTACGGGTGCGGGTATCAACGCCGTTACACGCAGTGGTAGCAACCAGTTTAAAGGAACGGCTTACACGTTCTACCGTGACCAGTCATTTAACGGAAAGAAAGTAGGTGGCGAAACCGTTCCTAACATTCAGAAAACGACGAACAACATCTACGGAGCTTCACTTGGTGGTCCGCTGATCAAAAACAAGCTGTTCTTCTTCGTAAATGGTGAGTTCGAAAAGAATGTTCGTCCGGGTACTTCCTTTGTGGCTTCGCGTCCAGGCTTGACGGGTGACAACGTTTCCCGCACAACGGCAGCCGATCTGGAACTGGTTTCTAATTTCGTGCGCGAGCGATACGGATACGAAACAGGGGCTTACGAAAACTACGCCAACGAGTTTACGCTGCAAAACTTCAAGTTTCTGGGTCGTATCGACTGGAACATCAGCAACAAGCATAAATTGGCCCTGCGGTATACCCAGGTTGTTAACACCAACGACCAGCTGGTGAACGGAAACAGTGCGCCTAACCCCCGGACTAGCTCAAACCGGGTAAGCCAGAATGCACTTTCGTACGCTAACTCGCAGTATGGTTTCGAAAACTCGGTTCGCTCACTGGCGGCTGAATTAAACAGCACCTTTAGCGGCAAATTGTCGAACCAGTTATTGGCGACGTTTACGAATATTCGTGACCAGCGTACCTCACCAAGCTCGCCTTTCCCATTCGTGGACATCCTGAACGGTGGTGATGCTTACATCAGCTTGGGTTATGAACTGTTCTCGTATAAGAATGACGTGAAAAACAACACGTTCAACTTTATCGACAACTTGACGTACTACGCCGGCAAGCACGTAATTACGGCGGGTGTTGCTTACGAAAACATGACGTTCGGAAACAGCTTCCTGCGTTACGGAACCAGCTACTACCGCTTTGCTTCGGTTGCGGATTTCATCAATAACCGGACGCCAACAGCTTTCGCTTACACGTATCCACTTTCTGGAAACGACACTTATGCGAAGTTAAACTTCGGACAGGCATCGGCTTATTTGCAGGATGAATACAACGTTACCAAAGACTTTAAAGTAACGTTAGGTATTCGTGTTGATGCGCCTATTTATGGCGATGCACCCTTGGAAAATCCGAAAGTATCTGAGTTAACGTTCGCAAACGGCGAGAAAATCAACACGGGTATGTGGCCTAAAACCAAGCCAGGTGTTTCTCCTCGTATTGGTTTCAACTGGAACCGGAATAACAGCTTGCAGGTACGCGGTGGGACTGGTATTTTCAACGGTCGTATTCCATTTGTGTGGTTTACAAACCAGCCAACCAACGCCGGTATGACTCAGTTCACCTATGAGACAACGACTGCGGCTACGCTGGCGAACTTCCCGTTCAATCCAAACCCAACGGCTTACCTGAGTGCCCTGCCGCAAACAGCGGGTCAGAGCGCACCGAGCAGCATCGCGGTTGTTGACCGTAACTTCAAAATGCCACAGGTTTGGCGGACAAACTTCGCGGTGGAGAAGAAGCTTCCGGGCAACTTCACCGTTGGTTTAGAAGGGATTTATACCAAAGAGTTAACGACCATCTACCAGCGTAACATCAACCTGGCAGCTCCGGTTGGCACCCTGGCAGGTCCTGATAACCGCCCCGTATGGAGTGGAACGAACGCAACGCGCCGGGTGAACCCAGCGATCACGGAAGCCATGGTGTTGAGCAATACAGACAAAGGCCACAGCCTTATCCTGACGGCTCAGGCAACGAAATCATTTGCCAATGGTTTCTTCGCAACTGCCGCTTATACGTACAACCAGACGAAAGATATCACGGGTAACCCTGGCGACCAGGCTGCTTCAGCATGGTCGAATAACTCAGCCGTTGGTAGCTTGAACAATCTGGAATTAAGCCCTTCTGAATTTGCGGTTCCTCACCGGGTAGTTGGTTCGATTTCGTACCGCTTCTCGTACCTGAAAACATGGGGTACAACGTTCTCTCTTTTCTATCAGGGCCAACACCAGGGACGTTTCTCGTACCGGTATAGCACGGACCTGAACGGTGATGGAGCCACTGCCGACTTGTTGTACGTACCGAAAGATGCGTCTGAAATCAACTTCCTGCCCATTACAGGAGCAACGCCATTCACGGCTCAACAACAGGCTGATGCGTTCTTCAAATACATCGAGCAGGATGATTACCTGAGAAGCCGGAAAGGCCAGTATGTAGAACGTAACGGTGCTTTACTGCCTTGGTTGAACACGTTTGACTTGAGAATTCTGCAAGATTTCGGTGTTAAAGCAGGTAGCAAAGTGCATAAATTACAGTTGAGCGTTGACGTATTCAACGTTGGTAACCTGCTGAACTCAAACTGGGGAATCAGACAGCGGACCGCTTTAAGCAACGCCGCTATTCTAGCCTCGGCAGGTACGAGCGCTGCTCCTACATTCCGGTCTGTACCGGTAAGTGGCCAGTTGCCAACCTCAACGTTTGTTAACAACGTAATTGCAACAAACGTATGGACAGCCCAAGTTGGTCTGCGCTACATCTTTGACTAG
- a CDS encoding EcsC family protein: MTSYEIYVQHELRSWQIKMQKPPSATNRLSKAVQTRLNRFIPNQVRKAITVAIKQMTRAVLFGAEQLTRQPVAGLTFEQRENRVQERIENYKKIGAAEGGLTGAGGLLWGLADFPLLLTLKMKLLFEIAALYGYSVNDYRERLFIMYIFQLAFSSQERRQEVFRHVADWTKHSQQLPDDIHQFDWQVFQEEYRDYIDLAKMAQLVPGIGAAVGLVVNYRLLHQLGTTAMNAYRMRWFAERQLNP, translated from the coding sequence ATGACTTCCTACGAAATATACGTCCAACACGAACTCCGATCCTGGCAGATTAAGATGCAAAAACCTCCGTCTGCTACCAATCGGCTCTCCAAAGCCGTGCAAACCCGCCTCAATCGCTTTATTCCCAATCAGGTGCGCAAGGCCATTACCGTGGCCATTAAGCAAATGACGCGGGCTGTTCTGTTCGGAGCGGAGCAGCTTACCCGCCAGCCTGTTGCCGGGCTTACCTTTGAACAACGTGAAAACAGGGTTCAGGAACGCATCGAAAACTATAAAAAAATTGGTGCCGCCGAAGGAGGTTTGACCGGTGCGGGTGGCTTATTGTGGGGTTTGGCCGACTTTCCGCTATTGTTGACCCTGAAAATGAAGCTGTTATTTGAAATTGCCGCTTTGTATGGTTACTCCGTCAATGATTATCGGGAGCGGCTGTTTATCATGTATATCTTTCAATTGGCTTTCTCGAGCCAGGAACGCCGCCAGGAAGTATTCCGACACGTCGCGGATTGGACCAAACACAGCCAGCAGCTTCCCGACGACATTCACCAATTCGACTGGCAAGTGTTTCAGGAAGAATACCGCGATTACATTGATTTGGCAAAAATGGCCCAGCTAGTTCCTGGCATCGGTGCGGCAGTCGGTCTTGTGGTAAATTACCGACTTCTTCATCAACTGGGTACAACTGCCATGAATGCCTACCGGATGCGGTGGTTTGCCGAACGACAATTGAATCCCTAA
- a CDS encoding L,D-transpeptidase family protein: MEKQKKIIIASLIVVFLLGLTFLNYNKVGYWFKNTSFFSQEEPFKKELLSELKTYADSIGIDTSRYTLADNLDATELQADTLIRRLVLEIKYGKKVTGLLQNKIPEQVDSATIFTAPLGKNLVDSLKKGNAFTPYAQLVAHYDRLRGSASDDTLRQIRKTLNFYRWLNRFELDRFIVVNIPAAELNVYDDQGKRLMPMQVIAGSKKNATPLFTTYLTDIIAYPYWNVPQGIAVKELLPKIQQNPGFLDSQNLEILDKREKVVDPESIDWESLSATNFPYRIRQTSGCHNSLGLIKFNLDGPGAIYMHDTNARNLFEMSTDRWRSHGCMRLEKPVEFANYLLGETKFDEGFYNRCLIDQKPSSFKLPKKYPVFVIYNLVDVNAEGRLVFYRDVYGQLV, from the coding sequence ATGGAAAAGCAAAAAAAAATAATAATTGCATCCTTGATTGTGGTGTTTTTGCTGGGGCTTACGTTCCTTAATTATAACAAGGTAGGCTACTGGTTTAAAAACACGAGCTTCTTCTCGCAGGAAGAGCCTTTCAAGAAAGAATTGCTCAGCGAACTGAAAACGTACGCCGATTCTATAGGTATCGATACATCGCGCTACACGCTGGCCGATAACCTGGACGCCACTGAATTACAAGCCGATACGCTCATCCGAAGACTAGTTCTGGAAATTAAGTACGGCAAAAAAGTAACGGGGCTGCTTCAGAACAAAATTCCGGAACAGGTTGACTCGGCAACTATTTTTACGGCTCCCCTTGGTAAGAATCTGGTCGATTCTTTGAAAAAAGGCAACGCTTTCACACCGTATGCGCAGTTAGTAGCTCACTATGACCGATTGAGAGGTTCTGCCTCAGACGATACACTTCGGCAAATCCGGAAAACGCTTAACTTCTACCGCTGGCTAAACCGCTTTGAACTGGACCGTTTTATCGTGGTGAATATTCCAGCCGCCGAACTGAATGTATACGATGATCAAGGAAAACGGCTAATGCCCATGCAGGTTATTGCAGGCAGCAAAAAGAACGCAACGCCCCTGTTCACGACTTACCTGACGGACATTATTGCCTATCCGTACTGGAATGTGCCCCAGGGCATTGCCGTTAAGGAGCTGTTGCCGAAAATCCAGCAAAACCCCGGATTTTTGGATAGCCAAAACCTGGAGATTCTTGATAAACGCGAGAAAGTAGTCGATCCAGAATCCATCGATTGGGAAAGCTTATCGGCCACGAACTTTCCGTATCGCATTCGACAAACGTCGGGCTGTCATAATTCGTTGGGGTTGATCAAGTTTAATCTGGATGGCCCGGGCGCTATCTACATGCATGATACCAACGCCCGGAACCTGTTCGAAATGTCTACCGACCGCTGGCGTAGCCACGGGTGCATGCGCCTCGAAAAACCCGTTGAATTTGCCAATTATCTGCTGGGCGAAACCAAGTTTGACGAAGGTTTCTACAACCGTTGTTTGATTGACCAGAAACCAAGCAGCTTCAAGCTGCCGAAAAAATACCCAGTCTTTGTAATTTATAACCTGGTCGATGTAAACGCCGAAGGGCGGCTGGTCTTCTACCGCGATGTATACGGACAGCTTGTATAA
- a CDS encoding glycosyltransferase family 2 protein: MQQPYLSIVVCVYNEEGNIVPMIEAIDHALIGYEYEIVYVDDGSTDRTLAELKAVNHDGLVVIQLQTNYGQSLALAAGIEKARGQYIVTLDGDLQNDPADIPKMLRKAEEGDFDLVAGIRAKRQDGMLLRKVPSRMANWIIRQASGVHLKDYGCALKVFRADLAKSIGLYGELHRFIPVLAHLEGARMTQMDVQHHPRRIGQSKYGLGRTLKVISDLILMLFLKKYLRKPMHLFGNWGLMALFAGLLIHAYLLIQKALGYEIGGRPLLILGVTLVIGGIQLITFGLMTELQMRTYYESQEKKPYRIRRIYQAERVVA; this comes from the coding sequence ATGCAGCAGCCTTACTTATCCATTGTTGTCTGTGTTTACAACGAAGAAGGAAACATAGTTCCAATGATCGAGGCTATTGACCACGCGCTGATAGGCTACGAATACGAAATTGTCTACGTCGATGATGGGTCTACCGACCGGACCCTGGCCGAGCTGAAAGCCGTGAATCACGATGGCTTGGTTGTTATTCAATTGCAAACCAATTACGGCCAGAGTCTGGCCCTGGCAGCGGGAATTGAGAAAGCGCGCGGGCAATACATTGTTACGCTGGACGGCGACTTACAGAACGACCCCGCTGATATTCCTAAAATGCTTCGTAAAGCTGAAGAGGGCGATTTTGATCTGGTGGCGGGCATCCGGGCCAAACGGCAGGATGGCATGCTGCTCCGCAAAGTTCCCAGCCGGATGGCCAACTGGATCATTCGGCAGGCATCCGGGGTCCATCTGAAAGATTACGGCTGTGCGCTGAAAGTTTTTCGGGCCGATTTAGCCAAAAGCATAGGTTTATACGGCGAACTGCATCGTTTTATCCCCGTCTTGGCGCACCTGGAAGGAGCACGCATGACCCAAATGGACGTGCAGCATCATCCGCGCCGGATCGGTCAATCCAAATACGGCCTAGGACGAACCTTAAAGGTAATCAGTGACTTAATCCTGATGCTCTTTCTGAAAAAATACCTGCGCAAGCCCATGCACCTGTTTGGGAACTGGGGGCTTATGGCTTTGTTTGCCGGACTTCTGATTCATGCTTATTTGTTGATTCAGAAAGCGTTGGGTTATGAAATTGGCGGGCGGCCGCTCCTGATTCTGGGCGTTACGCTGGTTATTGGCGGGATTCAGTTGATTACGTTTGGCCTCATGACAGAACTGCAAATGCGGACCTATTATGAGTCGCAGGAGAAAAAACCCTACCGAATCCGGCGGATTTATCAGGCCGAACGTGTCGTGGCTTGA
- a CDS encoding fasciclin domain-containing protein, with the protein MKKNSFLSIVFSITFLMGTAACAQTTPTQGNTQDSSTQTPGAAGRESRVGSQGVSTGKDLAASASMSPNHTMLASALKVANQNSRMAAGTNYTVFAPTNDAFNKLPSGTMEKLLTPAYKQKLMGILGTHVVQGNLMAADLQDGQQLTTLSGEKLTVSKQADKVMLKDAQGNTATVIMADIKATNGVAHSVDTVLMPSK; encoded by the coding sequence ATGAAAAAGAACTCATTTCTCTCCATTGTTTTTAGTATTACCTTCTTAATGGGAACTGCCGCCTGTGCGCAGACAACGCCAACACAAGGCAATACGCAAGATAGCTCTACGCAAACGCCGGGAGCAGCCGGACGCGAAAGTCGTGTGGGCTCACAGGGTGTGTCAACCGGAAAAGACCTGGCGGCCAGCGCCTCTATGTCGCCTAATCACACCATGCTGGCATCGGCTCTTAAGGTTGCCAACCAGAACAGTCGGATGGCGGCTGGTACAAATTATACCGTCTTCGCGCCTACCAACGACGCGTTCAACAAGCTCCCCTCGGGAACGATGGAGAAATTGCTGACACCGGCTTACAAACAAAAACTAATGGGTATTCTCGGAACCCACGTCGTACAAGGCAATCTGATGGCCGCCGATTTGCAGGATGGTCAGCAATTAACTACGCTTTCCGGCGAAAAACTAACGGTTAGCAAGCAGGCCGATAAGGTAATGCTCAAAGATGCGCAGGGTAACACAGCCACGGTTATTATGGCCGATATCAAAGCGACGAACGGCGTTGCTCACTCGGTGGATACGGTACTGATGCCTTCGAAATAA
- a CDS encoding ArnT family glycosyltransferase, producing MNTSFHQKPLFWQLLAIVLLVIPFFAYLGALPLDIRSDEPRRALVALEMMLSGDYLTPTLNGKLYFNKPPLYNWLIVASFKLFGNYSSYALRFPMAISLVGYVITIFLLVKRQLGKQVAFAVALMLATNARILVYDSYLGLIDTLFSWLTYTAFILVYQFDRSRNYWALFLITYILTALGFLMKGLPSVVFQGLTLLAYFTYTRQFKKLFLPAHFAGILVFVLIVSSYYIAYFTKNNVPLEKVAGVLFSESSKRTVVEFGVGQTLLHILTFPFEMQYYYAPWLLLVILLFRKDAFQRLYRRVGSKAQRWGSPLLEAHPFVVFNLIIFFVNFIIYWTSPQVYARYLLMLLPLLFTIFTYVYYEHTTPNDWRRRVWEGFLGVAILIVTLGCWTAFFMPETKNIPGLWWKCSLLFGSFVFISWQYKRQLANRLLILFVFLAVVRIGFNWIILPGRIEKREFYKSTSEEVARLTLDKNGRPYPLYSYNNSIGFDGATDVNSFHIEAVRGVVLQDTDQKIITSRDTTIYYIADSVSLVGKRYRTLKEFIIFEQRPAKLVQFE from the coding sequence ATGAACACTTCCTTCCACCAAAAGCCTTTATTCTGGCAACTCCTGGCCATTGTCTTGCTGGTGATTCCTTTCTTTGCTTATTTGGGTGCCTTGCCGCTCGACATCCGTTCCGACGAGCCACGCCGGGCGCTCGTCGCCCTCGAAATGATGCTATCCGGCGATTACCTTACCCCAACCCTCAATGGCAAGCTTTACTTCAACAAGCCGCCCCTGTATAACTGGCTGATTGTCGCTTCCTTTAAACTGTTTGGCAATTACTCCTCCTATGCGCTACGTTTTCCAATGGCAATTTCGTTGGTTGGCTATGTCATTACAATCTTCCTGCTGGTGAAGCGCCAGTTGGGCAAGCAGGTTGCGTTCGCGGTGGCGCTGATGCTGGCGACAAACGCCCGGATTCTGGTTTATGACTCTTACCTTGGCCTGATCGATACGCTCTTTTCTTGGCTTACCTACACAGCGTTTATTCTGGTCTACCAGTTTGACCGCTCCAGAAATTACTGGGCGCTCTTTCTGATCACCTACATTCTGACCGCCCTCGGTTTTCTCATGAAAGGCTTGCCTTCGGTAGTGTTCCAGGGACTGACACTGCTGGCTTATTTTACGTATACCCGGCAATTCAAAAAGCTGTTTTTACCGGCTCATTTTGCTGGAATACTGGTTTTCGTCCTTATCGTCAGCAGTTACTACATTGCTTATTTTACCAAAAATAACGTGCCTCTGGAAAAAGTCGCGGGGGTGTTGTTTAGTGAAAGTTCGAAACGGACGGTGGTCGAATTTGGAGTTGGGCAGACGTTGCTGCACATCCTAACTTTTCCGTTCGAAATGCAGTATTATTATGCGCCCTGGCTGCTGCTGGTAATTTTGCTGTTCCGAAAAGATGCCTTCCAACGCCTGTATCGACGGGTGGGAAGTAAAGCGCAAAGGTGGGGCTCTCCGCTGCTGGAAGCACATCCTTTCGTGGTTTTCAATCTGATTATCTTCTTCGTCAATTTCATTATCTACTGGACTTCCCCACAAGTCTATGCGCGGTATCTGCTCATGTTACTGCCGCTGTTGTTTACTATTTTTACCTACGTATATTATGAACACACAACACCCAACGATTGGCGGAGGCGGGTTTGGGAAGGGTTTCTGGGTGTGGCTATTTTGATTGTAACACTTGGTTGCTGGACTGCCTTTTTTATGCCCGAAACAAAAAACATACCGGGCTTATGGTGGAAATGCAGCCTGCTTTTCGGGTCGTTTGTGTTTATCTCGTGGCAATACAAGCGGCAATTAGCTAACCGGCTACTGATTCTGTTTGTGTTTCTGGCCGTTGTGCGGATTGGCTTCAATTGGATTATCCTGCCCGGACGCATCGAAAAACGGGAATTTTATAAGAGCACATCGGAAGAGGTTGCCCGACTAACCTTAGACAAAAATGGCCGTCCTTATCCACTCTACAGCTACAACAATAGCATTGGATTTGATGGCGCAACGGATGTAAACAGCTTTCACATTGAGGCTGTGAGGGGAGTGGTTTTGCAGGATACCGATCAGAAGATAATTACCTCACGCGACACAACCATCTACTACATTGCCGATTCGGTAAGTTTGGTAGGGAAGCGTTATCGTACGCTTAAAGAGTTTATAATTTTTGAACAGAGACCGGCTAAACTTGTACAATTTGAATAA
- a CDS encoding lysylphosphatidylglycerol synthase transmembrane domain-containing protein, producing MARKIPAYLKTSLKIGLTGLSLWLVFRKIEPEQVWAVIKQVHVGWLVLATGLYLVSRVLGAERLRLLFRQIGLNINFGPSLKLYWLGMYYNLFLPGGIGGDGYKVYLLNRLTATPVKSLLAATLFDRIIGIFPLGYMLAALAVFLPSLPVLDAIIPYRWLFLGLIPLGYFGASWLLRRFWPEFSPVFNRATLQSIGVQVAQMIEIIVLLYAMQASGAWAAYLAIFLLSSIVSIIPFTIGGAGSRELTFLLGAQLFGLPADEAVAISLLFYVITALVSLSGIVFSYSETILIPPSPVRK from the coding sequence ATGGCTAGAAAAATCCCTGCCTACCTGAAAACTAGCCTTAAGATAGGCCTAACCGGACTTTCGCTTTGGCTGGTATTTCGTAAAATTGAGCCGGAACAGGTCTGGGCTGTGATAAAGCAGGTTCATGTAGGCTGGTTAGTGCTGGCTACGGGGCTTTATCTGGTATCGAGGGTGTTAGGAGCGGAGCGTTTGCGGTTGCTGTTCCGGCAGATTGGCTTAAACATCAACTTCGGTCCTAGTTTGAAGCTATACTGGTTAGGAATGTACTACAACCTGTTTTTACCGGGTGGAATTGGCGGTGACGGGTACAAAGTTTACCTGCTCAATCGGCTGACGGCAACGCCCGTTAAATCGCTCCTTGCGGCTACACTTTTTGACCGGATTATCGGCATTTTTCCACTGGGGTATATGTTGGCCGCTTTGGCTGTATTTTTGCCGTCCTTGCCGGTGCTGGATGCAATTATTCCCTATCGTTGGCTTTTTTTAGGACTTATTCCACTTGGGTATTTTGGAGCTAGTTGGCTGCTTCGTCGCTTCTGGCCCGAATTTAGCCCAGTTTTCAACCGGGCGACCTTACAATCCATTGGTGTGCAAGTAGCGCAGATGATTGAAATTATCGTTCTGTTATATGCCATGCAGGCCTCGGGAGCATGGGCGGCTTACCTGGCTATTTTTCTGCTTTCTTCTATCGTGTCAATCATTCCGTTCACCATTGGCGGGGCTGGTTCGCGGGAGCTGACTTTCCTGCTAGGGGCGCAACTATTTGGCTTGCCCGCCGATGAGGCAGTAGCGATCAGTTTGCTGTTCTACGTAATTACGGCCCTCGTTTCGCTAAGCGGCATTGTATTCAGTTATTCCGAAACCATCCTAATTCCGCCCTCACCAGTCAGAAAATAA
- a CDS encoding murein L,D-transpeptidase catalytic domain family protein has product MRKLLALAFICLSFTTIGNYSVSPKGNAVKLVESDHAAWSQVYDNLHLETIGLNREVFEYALRGMQKIGPARHVLSIADLSKPSSQKRLYVIDLENNKLLFHTYVAHGRNSGELNAMQFSNTSSSFQSSLGFYKTMNTYQGKHGLSLKLQGLEKGINDNAYSRAIVIHGADYVCEDFIRRTGRLGRSQGCPAVPNEVTKPIIAAIKGGTCLFVYSPSQAYLQQSSFLI; this is encoded by the coding sequence ATGAGAAAATTGCTTGCTCTTGCCTTCATCTGCTTAAGCTTCACTACGATCGGTAATTATTCCGTTTCTCCCAAAGGAAACGCGGTCAAACTCGTTGAAAGTGATCATGCTGCCTGGTCACAGGTCTATGATAACCTGCATCTTGAGACCATTGGTTTAAACCGCGAAGTGTTTGAATATGCCTTGCGGGGCATGCAGAAAATAGGTCCTGCGCGGCATGTTCTGTCCATTGCGGATTTGAGCAAGCCCTCTTCCCAAAAGCGCCTGTATGTGATCGATTTGGAGAACAACAAACTGCTGTTTCATACCTACGTTGCGCACGGTCGTAATTCTGGTGAGCTGAATGCGATGCAGTTTTCAAATACGTCGTCGTCCTTTCAGTCGAGCTTAGGGTTTTACAAGACCATGAACACCTACCAGGGCAAACACGGCCTGTCGCTGAAGCTGCAAGGACTGGAAAAAGGCATTAATGATAACGCATATAGCCGCGCTATTGTAATACACGGGGCTGATTATGTTTGCGAAGATTTTATCCGCCGGACGGGTCGTCTTGGACGGAGCCAGGGCTGCCCGGCGGTTCCAAATGAGGTGACAAAACCAATCATTGCTGCCATTAAAGGTGGAACCTGTCTGTTTGTGTATTCACCCAGCCAGGCTTATTTGCAGCAATCCAGTTTCCTAATCTAA